A part of Desulfomicrobium baculatum DSM 4028 genomic DNA contains:
- a CDS encoding SDR family NAD(P)-dependent oxidoreductase, with amino-acid sequence MMLDFRGKTVLVLGGGNSIGLALTALLLEEGLAVIPTHASEAGKAAISQKFPELAGQSPWLDFSDKASQTSLAPILEAGVDYLVDLAHADHEVLLAAAGEADMDAYFQAGVANRLLLLKTVTRSMLARRFGRLLHVSSTAAALPAPGQGFYGAAKRAAEGLYQSLALELGPRGISGLSLRLGLVDAGRGERFLDKEDRRRDLKNIIVTVDQAAGTLLFLLSDQALALTCTTITMDAGLTAQKYA; translated from the coding sequence ATGATGCTCGACTTTCGCGGCAAAACCGTCCTCGTCCTCGGAGGCGGCAATTCCATAGGCCTGGCCCTGACCGCCCTGCTGCTTGAAGAGGGCCTTGCAGTCATTCCGACACACGCCTCGGAAGCGGGAAAAGCCGCCATAAGCCAAAAATTCCCGGAACTTGCGGGGCAAAGTCCGTGGCTGGACTTCAGTGACAAGGCCAGCCAGACGTCGCTTGCCCCCATTCTTGAAGCCGGAGTGGATTATCTGGTCGATCTGGCCCATGCGGATCACGAAGTCCTTCTGGCGGCGGCCGGTGAAGCCGACATGGACGCATATTTCCAAGCTGGTGTCGCAAACCGGCTGCTGCTGCTCAAAACGGTGACCCGTTCCATGCTGGCCCGCCGCTTCGGCAGACTCCTGCACGTTTCCTCCACCGCCGCCGCCCTGCCTGCGCCCGGCCAGGGATTTTACGGCGCGGCCAAAAGAGCGGCCGAAGGGCTTTACCAAAGCCTCGCCCTGGAACTGGGCCCGCGCGGCATCTCAGGTCTGAGCCTGCGTCTTGGACTTGTGGACGCGGGACGCGGAGAACGCTTTCTGGACAAGGAAGACAGGCGGCGCGACCTGAAGAATATAATCGTGACCGTGGACCAGGCGGCGGGCACGCTCCTGTTCCTGCTCTCCGACCAGGCCCTGGCCCTGACCTGCACAACCATCACCATGGACGCCGGACTGACGGCGCAAAAATACGCATGA
- a CDS encoding acyl carrier protein produces the protein MNPFPTICSILAEILDLDPADITPETYVIRTLKAESIDLLEIGVAMQHKLGIAVDDDLLFLKNVRIVLNRAARDNVEALSALKAEYPYLSEPRLHEILDGLSAGPVLQVRDLVAYAEAATPAPAGN, from the coding sequence ATGAACCCTTTCCCGACCATCTGCTCCATACTGGCCGAAATCCTGGACCTGGACCCGGCCGACATCACGCCCGAGACCTACGTCATACGGACTCTCAAAGCCGAATCCATCGACCTGCTTGAAATCGGTGTAGCCATGCAGCACAAGCTGGGCATCGCCGTGGATGACGACCTGCTTTTTCTGAAAAATGTGCGCATCGTCCTGAACCGGGCCGCGCGTGACAACGTCGAGGCTCTGTCCGCCTTGAAAGCGGAATACCCATATCTGTCCGAGCCCCGGCTGCACGAAATCCTGGATGGCCTGTCCGCTGGCCCGGTGCTGCAGGTGCGCGATCTTGTCGCCTATGCCGAGGCCGCAACGCCCGCCCCGGCCGGAAACTGA
- a CDS encoding beta-ketoacyl-[acyl-carrier-protein] synthase family protein encodes MDNRRVVVTGSGFVLPLGSSREDVFSALQEPHGPFLRSSTDSQVAICPVSDFDLKSHVGRCKNARYLTRGQQLCLAAAVRAVDDAGLGPDDLAEAGLFLGLGPNLQARPREDKALWLLDYLPNTVTAVMAEMLGVHGENLTILTACAASTQALGQAFRAVKAGLADVALAGGGDSRLSPEAVRAYKQAGVLATDFKRPELACRPFDQGRSGFAIGEGGAVFTLECLEHAQARGAGILAEIVSASSSLDGGSLTGPDTTGQAACTAVRRCLKDLGDENLCVVAHGTGTVLNDEVEGEILARTVPQAMGIAAFKSRIGHLAAACGCAELALGLVCAGQGSFPPIAGLENPCRDDLPLLRAPLRLRPRNLLVQSFGFGGQNACLGVRPWI; translated from the coding sequence ATGGACAACCGCCGGGTTGTCGTCACCGGCAGCGGATTCGTGCTGCCCCTTGGCTCCAGCAGGGAGGACGTGTTTTCCGCGCTGCAGGAACCCCACGGCCCATTTCTTCGATCTTCGACGGATTCGCAGGTCGCGATCTGCCCGGTATCCGATTTTGATCTCAAATCCCATGTCGGCCGCTGCAAGAACGCCCGCTACCTGACCCGTGGCCAGCAACTCTGTCTGGCCGCCGCCGTCAGGGCCGTGGACGATGCGGGGCTCGGCCCGGACGACCTGGCTGAGGCCGGACTTTTCCTGGGCCTCGGCCCAAATCTGCAGGCCCGGCCACGGGAAGACAAGGCCCTGTGGCTTCTGGACTATCTTCCCAACACGGTGACCGCGGTCATGGCCGAGATGCTGGGCGTACACGGCGAAAACCTGACCATTCTGACCGCCTGCGCGGCTTCGACCCAAGCGCTGGGACAGGCCTTTCGCGCCGTGAAAGCAGGACTTGCGGACGTGGCCCTGGCCGGTGGCGGGGATTCACGCCTCTCGCCGGAGGCTGTCCGCGCCTATAAGCAAGCCGGAGTCCTGGCCACGGATTTTAAGCGCCCGGAACTGGCCTGCAGACCCTTTGACCAGGGTCGCAGCGGGTTTGCCATCGGCGAAGGCGGGGCGGTCTTTACATTGGAGTGTCTGGAGCATGCCCAGGCTCGCGGAGCCGGAATTCTGGCGGAAATCGTCAGCGCCTCCTCATCCCTGGACGGCGGCAGCCTGACCGGCCCGGACACCACCGGACAAGCGGCCTGCACGGCGGTGCGGCGCTGCCTCAAAGACCTTGGCGACGAAAATCTCTGCGTCGTGGCGCACGGCACCGGCACGGTCCTCAATGACGAGGTGGAAGGAGAAATTCTGGCCCGGACCGTGCCGCAGGCCATGGGCATCGCCGCCTTCAAGTCCCGGATCGGCCACCTGGCTGCGGCCTGCGGCTGCGCGGAGCTGGCCCTGGGGCTTGTTTGCGCCGGACAGGGCTCTTTCCCGCCCATCGCCGGCCTTGAAAACCCATGCCGCGACGACCTGCCCCTGCTGCGTGCTCCCCTGCGACTGCGTCCGCGCAACCTGCTCGTGCAGAGCTTCGGCTTTGGCGGACAGAACGCCTGTCTGGGGGTGCGGCCTTGGATCTAG